The window TGGCTATTGCTGCAAATCATCAAGCCAATATGGTGTTAAGATTAATCCTTGGCGAAAGGCATACATAAGTTTTGAAGAATCATTGTTAAATCAATCATAAGGAGTGATCGTAGTGAATCAATTAGTCATTGGAGGTAAGACATTACAGAGTCGATTACTAATCGGCACTGGTAAATTTCCAGATAAAAAAATAGTACCAGAAGTTGTAGAAGCAAGTGGAACACAGGTGGTTACCATGGCATTAAGAAGAGTGGATTTGGATTCAAAAGAAGATAATCTTCTGGACTATATTCCGAAGCATTGCACATTACTACCCAATACTTCTGGAGCCCGTAATGCAGATGAAGCCGTACGCATTGCACGTTTAGCAAGAACCATGGGTTGTGGTAATTGGGTAAAAATAGAGGTTATTTCAGATAATAAGTATTTGCTTCCCGATAACATGGAAACAGTAAGGGCAACAGAAATATTAGCTAAAGAAGGGTTTGTGGTCTTGCCTTATATGAACCCAGATCTCATGAGCGCTAAGAGGCTTGTGGATGCTGGGGCAGCAACAGTCATGCCTTTAGGAGCGCCAATCGGTACAAACAGAGGCATTAGAACCAAAGAATTAATCCAAATCATCATTGAAGAAATTGATATCCCAGTTGTTGTTGATGCTGGTATAGGAAGACCATCTGAAGCAGCAGAAGCCATGGAAATGGGGGCAGATGCCGTACTTGTTAATACGGCCATAGCAACAGCCAACAGTCCTGTTCATATGGGAAAAGCCTTCCATCTAGCTGTACAAGCTGGAAGGCTAGCATATGAGGCTCAATTAGGTAGACAAAGTACTTATGGGAACGCATCTTCTCCTCTTACTGGGTTTTTGTACGAAGGAGTTAACTCATGAGCTTTTATCACGTTTATCAGACCATAAGGGATGATGATTTTTATCCTATGCATGACCAAACATCGGAAAAAGATATGATGACCATACTCCATAAAAACATCCTAACAGAAGATGATTTTTTACGTTTATTATCACCCATGGCAGAAATGTATTTAGAACAAGCTGCCCAAAAAGCACATGCTTTATCGTTACAATATTTTGGGAAAACGGTGCTGCTGTATACACCCATGTATTTAGCCAATTATTGTGTGAACAGATGCGTTTATTGCAGTTTTAATACTCAAAACGTCATTGAAAGGAGACAGTTAACTTACAACGAAATAGAAGAAGAAGCAAAAGCCATTGCATCAACAGGTTTGAAACATATTCTTATTTTAACTGGCGAATGCCGAAAGACAACACCAGTAGCATACATTGTTAACGCCGTGAAAAGGTTAAAAAAGTACTTTGATAGTGTTGGAATGGAAATCTATCCTTTAACAGAAGAAGAATATAAAACCGTTATTAATGCAGGGGTAGACAGTCTAACTGTATATCAAGAAGTATATGATGAGACCATCTATGACAATGTTCATCTATCAGGACCAAAGAAGGACTACAAGTATAGGCTGGATGCTCCTGAAAGAGCTTGCAGGCAAAAAATCAGAAGTGTCAACATAGGTCCTCTGTTAGGTTTAAATGACTGGCGAAAAGAAATCTTTTTTACAGGGATGCATGCCAAATACCTGCAAAAAAAGTATCCAGATGTTGACATAAGCATTTCTTTACCTCGTATAAAACCTCATGCTGGCACCTATGAAGCACGATACGATGTAAATGACCAAGATTTGGTGCAAGCCTTAATGGCATTAAAACTCTTTTTACCAAGGGTAGGTATAACCATTTCAACAAGAGAAGCTCCTGATTTTAGAGATAATTTAATACCCTTAGGCGTGGTAAAAATGTCTGCTGGCGTCAGTACGGAGGTAGGTGGTCACGCCTTAGAACATGGCAGT is drawn from Vallitalea pronyensis and contains these coding sequences:
- a CDS encoding thiazole synthase, which gives rise to MNQLVIGGKTLQSRLLIGTGKFPDKKIVPEVVEASGTQVVTMALRRVDLDSKEDNLLDYIPKHCTLLPNTSGARNADEAVRIARLARTMGCGNWVKIEVISDNKYLLPDNMETVRATEILAKEGFVVLPYMNPDLMSAKRLVDAGAATVMPLGAPIGTNRGIRTKELIQIIIEEIDIPVVVDAGIGRPSEAAEAMEMGADAVLVNTAIATANSPVHMGKAFHLAVQAGRLAYEAQLGRQSTYGNASSPLTGFLYEGVNS
- the thiH gene encoding 2-iminoacetate synthase ThiH — encoded protein: MSFYHVYQTIRDDDFYPMHDQTSEKDMMTILHKNILTEDDFLRLLSPMAEMYLEQAAQKAHALSLQYFGKTVLLYTPMYLANYCVNRCVYCSFNTQNVIERRQLTYNEIEEEAKAIASTGLKHILILTGECRKTTPVAYIVNAVKRLKKYFDSVGMEIYPLTEEEYKTVINAGVDSLTVYQEVYDETIYDNVHLSGPKKDYKYRLDAPERACRQKIRSVNIGPLLGLNDWRKEIFFTGMHAKYLQKKYPDVDISISLPRIKPHAGTYEARYDVNDQDLVQALMALKLFLPRVGITISTREAPDFRDNLIPLGVVKMSAGVSTEVGGHALEHGSDSQFEISDPRNVNMIKHAILKKGYQPVFKDWMPF